The Nicotiana tomentosiformis chromosome 2, ASM39032v3, whole genome shotgun sequence genome includes the window gcgcaagGTCCGAAGAAGGGgcagaccacaagggtctattgtatacagccttaccctgcatttctgcaagagagaCTTCAAAGCCTTTGCTGAACCAGTGGCACCTGCATCTCATTTTTTGAAAATTATATTGATCAGTAAAAGAAAAAATGCATTTCTTTTGTTATGTATAAATTGTTGAATTGTTTGGCATAAGAAAAAAATTCTAGTAGTGCTAAAAAGTTCAAAAATTACTTTGCTCAAATCCTAAGTggcatcattttatatttttgaatccaTAAATTCCTGGCTCTGTCAGGGTTAAGAAGGCCTCTAGAGACGATAGGAAGTTCACTAAAAATTTAACATTAATAAGTGTTACCTTTCTACATTGTTAGCTAGGAATCTGCACCTTATTTTGTTAATAGTTTTGGTCTCTCTGATTTTTGGCCAGCAGTGGATTTAAGGACTGAGGGAGCCATGTGCAATTAATTGGTGAAATTTCAGTTTGCTGGTGCCTGGTGCTTGTGAAGTTGCATTCATTTCTTCCTTCTAATAAATACTAGTAAATAAATCTAAAAggatttaatttattatttatattgaaACTGTAAACTTTTTTATACAATCAGTGCAATTCTAATTGGTCATAATATGTAATTCCTCTATTTTTTAGTTACCATATCAAATTTGCTACGAAGAGTTATGTTATTGTAGGTTCAACTTAACATGTTAGTGTAAAAGTCATATTCATGGTTAGTTAGTACATAGAACTTAAACTAAATCTGGAAAAAAGGATGAAATTGTTAATATTTGAAGATTCAAAGATTATTCTTGAACTacaatttatttttcaaatactTTTTAGTAGGAAAAATTACTATTCATAATGGGATATTTTCATATATACCCACTTTTGGGGCACCGTTAAAGTTATACATGCATTGCACAAAATTTTATAAAGTGTATCTACTTGGATCTTAAGTAGTTCAATCTTTTCAATGCAATTTCAGAAATCAAATAtaaaattcttctatttttcaaatgcaacttcagaaaatATGCATAGAGGAatcatttttttcttatttacgCATCATAATTTTTCGATATAGGAGATTCTGGTTCATTTCATTACATGTGGCTCCGTCACtgatgaaaaatagaagaatgaTTTTTTATTCGGAATATTATATATCTCAATGAGGGGAGGGTCCATGTTGTTAAGGATAAAGAGATGAAGGATGTTTAATCAAAGAAAATaaacttttgaattttttttttggatatgCAAAAAGGAAATAGCGGGACAAAGTGAGTAATGTATAAAGGGCTACTTTCATTAATAGAAGACtattaaaaatataatacaaaagattagtattaattaataattaataaatatggcagtaaaatatttatacatatagcAGATTTCATTCAATTCAAATCAATAAGAATCAAGCTGCTTAAAAAGACAGTCCTAGTATTTAATATCATTCCCTATTTTTTCTCTCCATTCCATAACATATTTTATGTTTTCGTTGGAAACCAATCCATTCCATAACAGATTCTTTCCTTTCCATACATGGACTTTTTTATATAATGTAATGTAGAAAAATTATACATCTTTTTATTCtgatgaaataaaatacatatatttcatgaaaaaaaaatataatatatgtttgtggtatatatacattataaatcatgtattttttAGGaaaacatgtatatatatatatatatatatatatatatatatatatatatatatatatatatatatatatatatatatatatgcatatgggATTTATATACGtcattatatttaaatatatatcatCGATCCATTCCATAacagatttttttctttttatacatGGACCTTTTTATTCAACTAATCCTAGCAAAGTTATATATCTGTATATTctaatgaaataaaatacatatatttcgTGAAAAAAGATATTATGTATGTTTTTGGTAtattataaatcatgtattttttTAGGAAAAACCATGTATATATGCATATGTTATTTATACACttaattatatttaaatagaTATTATTAATATACCATTTATATTTTGCACTAATATAACATGCATATTTGTATAAATTATCCGTTTATAAACAGTATATGTGACATATTTCTTTTCTTCTATATACATATTAGTGGCATGCTAATATTTTAGATTAAATTTTATGTAAGATATTTGCTAGCAATATTCTTTGAATAATATCAATATAATAATGTattatgatgtatatatataagttatatatgtggtataaatacatataaaaaaatatatatatgacatATTGATGGAATATTTACATTGTAAATTATCACAATATAATATACTTGAAATATATTAAAGATATAttttgagttaaaataaaattgtACAGAAAAAAGattaaaactcaaaaaaaaaaaaaaatctcattGTGCAGAGGGAATTATTTTTGAGATATTCTTCTTTCAGAATCTTTGatatatttgggtaagtgttatttatgGAAGAGAAAAAAAATTTATGGAAGAgtgaggaaaaaaaaaatatagtaaAAGGTGTATTAATGTAGAGGGATCCCTTAGTTAATGGAGTTACAAACGTGAAAGTGCTAAAAaggttaaaatatatatatatatatatatatatatatatatatatatatatatatatatatatatatatatatatatatatatatatatatgtcattttTGGAATAAACAAAGCCTACTATTATTTATGAGAATAATTTTTAAAAAGGGAGCAAGCATGTAAAAATCTCATGTATTAAATGAATCTTTAAACCAAACATACAGTGTAAAAATCCCCCAAAAGAGGCTCAAACAAATCCCAAAAGACCTAACATCTCGGTGAAGTACACAAACAATCATTCTTAGTGCTGTTATTTAGAGATTAGTCAATACTTATTTTTTTCCAgaaaatttgaactaaaaatcTTAATTACAGGATAATTCAGGTCATTTGTGTCCCGAAAAACTGAAATTCATGGCACATTGGCTAATTTCGAAATAGTAGTCCTTTAGAGTGGATACCTAGTGTCATTTCTAACTAAATGTCTGTTGAAGATTTAAAAAAAGGCCCTTTATGTTACTGGCCCTGAAGCCCATCCATAATGGACTTTTCCCCAAGACTTGTCTCCTTAGGCCCAATCTGAAACACAAGCCCAATATTCAAGTTCAAGTTCACCATCTCTTTCAATCTTATTCCAATTCAAGTTCAGAATCCAATTTTTATAGCCTCACAAAGAATAATGGTAACACTATATATCTGATTTCTGCtcataataattaaaataaaattctgGGGTTCCTTTTTCTATATCATAATACACACTGAGCAAAATATATACTTACATATATATATGGCTTCAACAGTTGCCTTTCATTCTACACTTTTTGTTTCACTGAAATCCCCTAAATGTTTTTACAGAAGTAATCAAATTACACTTTCTGCTCTCAACCCATCACCATTCTTTGCCTCAAATTCATTGCTAAAGTTGAAAAAGCAAACAGCTTTATCCACCAAACAATTCAAGAATCTCAGGAGAAACAACAAGTTTCAGGCCACACCCTTAATATTTGCAGTTCAATCCAATTTCTTGAAAGGTACAATCTTTTACTGCTATAGAGAACATTGTGGATTAGCTAAAGTGTTTTGAGTTAATTTCTTATTGTTTAACTGAAAATCTCAATTGGGGTTGGCTATATTAATAATCTGTATTTGTTTTCTTGTCTTTGGTCCTCTCTACACCTCGGGtgggggtaaggttgcgtacccACTACCCTCTACTACTCGGCTCCTCGGGTGGGGTAAGGTGTGCGTATCCACTACCCTCTACTGCTCGGCTCCTCGGgtggggtaaggtttgcgtatccACTACCCTCTACTACTCGGgtggggtaaggtctgcgtactcaCTACCCTCTACTACTCGggtgggtaaggtctgcgtacccACTACCCTCTCCACACCCCACCGGTGTGATTTCACTGGGccgtcattgttgttgttgtatttgttttcttgtatttatGTTCAGTATTAGGAGGATTCATTGGACTATTTTTGGGTGTAGAGACTGAGTATGCTTTGTACATAGGTGGAACTGATATTAGCCTTTTGTGACCATTAATGAATAAACCCATTGTTTAGCTTGGAATTCTCTGATTTTTTGCTCTGCTAGTAGCATCTACATTGGTACATCCCGTGGCGAAGCCAGGAACTTAAGGGTGTTCAAGATCCTATATGTATGTATAAAAAGCAATATGTGACCTACTATACAGGAGTAGAGGTGGAGCCAGGATTTGAAACTTATGGGTTCGGGATTCTTGTCATTTTAAGTTATGGAGTTCTAAATTAACATCTTGTACATGaatgaatttcttaagacaaatacagaGATTGGACcaaagttactgggttcggccAAACCCGTAACGTCAACACTAGCTCCACCTCTTCATAGGAGTATAATTTTTCGGTGAAGGCTATTGAATAGACCACCCTTCGCCGGGGTTGTAGCTCCGCTCCTGGTTACATCTTGTTTTAGTACTATATTCATGGATGATTAAAAATATTACTtcagggtttttttttttttttttttttttgtaattaacTTTTTGACAAATCAAACAGTGATAGTGCCTGTCTTTCGGGTCCTATTATATAGGAGCTTGGTTCTACTATAGGGATTGTTCCAAATGCAAGACTTACGCAGAACAGCTTGTTTGGATTAAAAGACAAGGCAGGAATCAAGTTTTCaaattgaagattatttgatAGTACTAGTAGGAACTAGGAAGAAATTGAAGTAGTTCTGGAACCGTGCTTAAGCCATTGGCAACTAGGGAGGTGTGGAGTACTTCCCAGTTTTTCCCTTTGTTTATTGGATGCTATGACATTTTAAATGATGTTAGTTGTGAAGTTTTATACCCGAATTTCAGGAAAATAGCACTTGAATGTTGCAAAGATATTTAGAAGAGAATTCTTGTTTGTGCTCTATCCAAAAACTAGACACATCTTATAGAGCATTCTTGATGTATTGGGATGTTCTAATGGGGCATGAGTTGTTAGTACTTACATGTAAAGAATCATGACTGCATTCTGAAGCAGTTTGACCTTAATGTTCTTTGCTGCTGCTTGCATTGAGATAAGTACTTATGCTTATCAGGACAACAAACTTCAATGGCAAAAGAATTTCTTTCGAAATTTAAAAACTATCCTTTGGAAGTGTCAATGCACAGGGTCTTTGCGGGCAATTGTACTGGAAGTTAGTTCTCCCTAAAGAAGGCATTTTTTCCGCACATTTGGACTTAAAGAACAAGCCGCTATTTGTATTCTTTATGTCCTATTTAGgtagaataaaatataaaatgttaGGAAAATTTTAGTTAGAAAAAGGAGCATTTTCAGATAGCTTCGTGTAGAACAGTAAGTTTTCGTTTGCCTTATTTTCTTGACTTATAGTCTAGACTCCAATGATTATTCCAATGTGTGCTGAAATTTTAATAGTTCTTCAAACTGCATGGAGAGTTGGAAAGGATGGAATTGAAGCTGGAACCAGCATGGTACCTGTAAGTCGAGTTTGTGTCAATTTGATCATGTTATCAATGATGATACTAGAAGATCGTGTTTATCCATTTACCGAATTGCATATACTTCTCTTGTTTGATGTTAGGATGCCATCCCAAGACCGATAGCCAGGATTTCTGTGACCGTAGTTGCAGGGGCCCTTGCTCTTTTTGCACTCAAGTCATTCCTGTCAACAGCTTTCTTCGCGTTGGTATGTTTCCAGCACCTCAGGAACACATAGCTACTACTTTGGCTTCATTCTTCACTTTTTTAGGGAACATTGTCATTGTTGCAGCAATAAAAACTTCTGGTATTACTTAGCACAGTTCACTCATAAAACTATAAAGCCCAAAAACCTCAATCTGACTTATCTTTTCCCCTCTCTAAAGTGGAAGGAACATTCAAAAGTTCCTCAGTGCTCCATGTCTGCTTTTAGCTTTATTCATTATTTTCCTTCTTCTTAGCTTTTCATAATAGATCTTCAAACTAACCTTTGTTCATTGACGACTAAAATTCCTCGTTAATGTATAGGCGATGATGGGAGTCATTTACTTTGGATTTATAGCCTTGAACAAAGACGATGGTCCAAAAGGTGGTGGAGGCACAGGCACCACTTCCGTTGACGACAGTCTAGGAGAAGCAAGGAGAATAATGGAAAAGTATAAGTAAGAAATGCAGAAATGGATCTTGTTCGTGGTAATTATTAGTGTCTCTGACTTGCTCCAATATTACTAGTAGGCTTTCAAATCTTATAGTAAAGGAATTCCCTATTCTTGAATGTATTCGTTAAGGGGTAATGTGGCTGGTTGTAAATTTCTGGGTGTCTTGTACCTATATTAGTTATTTAAGAGCAGTGTCCTGAGAATTTATGCTGTAATGCTTACAGTTTTCCTTTTTATTCCTAAAAATTCCCTGTTTTATACTGCATAAAGACCAACCTCCATGTTATTTCAGATCTACTTTTCGCTTTTTAGCACTTTTAGGCacgggtgggcataataccgaccgaacTGATAATTTCAGTTTATTCGGTTCGGTTTATTTGGTTTTTCAGTCAGTTTcggtttatattttttaaaaatttggtgTTCGGTTCGATGTTCGGTTTTAGTATTTCGGTTtttaaaaatcaattttttttttaaaatatgggTTCTATTGCCGAAAGACCCCTATCTTTGAAAATATGTTAAATGACACAACTAAAGCTAATCAGATAACAATTAGTCAACTTCTTGTTAATTTTTCTGAAACAACTTCCAGTCACTAACTTTTAAAAAGTTTTAAGTGATTGTTTCACATCAAATCACTTTAAAAGAAGGGTATCTAAACAATCCAACTAAGAAATCTTTTAGGGAGAAGCTAAGAATTTCTTTTTCCAATGACATGATAGATTTAGATTTTTCTATCTTCATTAGTGTTTTCTCGAAAGATGTGTTTGTTTCTCACCATAAAAGGGATATATCCTTCTTAGCCCTCGTTCCTGTGTTTGTTGCCTTGTCAGTCATCTTGTTAGAAGATCTTCTCTGTTTCTAGCTTCAGTTTATTTTGTGAGGCATATAAAACTAGCATCCAGATATAGAATTATAACGTTATCATACGTTACAGATTCTCCTCCAATTGGCCATGTTTGACAGCACCACACAGGATAAAATACAGCAGTTAGAACGGTCACAAAACAGAGATGAATTAGCAGACCACTAGGGCAATGCAAAACTAGTTAAAGTACAAAAGATGGCATCACTTGTTAATAGTGAAGTAAAATGTCTCATTGAATAAAAGAATAATTAGGAATCTAATGTACAGTAACAAATTGGATGAAGGATAACACCACATAAATGGATGTGGCACATATTGTTACACTAGCACCGAAAGTGGTCAGAAGTATTTTCTGTCTTGTCAGATTTCCGACGTCCATTTTAATATCCGCATTTCTACCACGTTCATCCTGTTAATGTACTGCCAGTTTAAGTAATAAAAACAAAATTTCTACACTTGTTAAGAATGAACAGAGAATATATATCTTGTAGTACAAGGACAACAAAAAAAATGACTGAGGATGAATTCAAGGATATTTTGGAACTGTCATTACAACCAGATTCTTCTTTGATGAAATATTACAATTGGTATCATTTTGGGGAAATCGATGTGCACATAAATTCATGGAACAATGTAATGATTACAACAATTACGCTAATGTCCTTCTGTCAGAAGAGTACCAGTGgcaatatgtataaataataggAGTACATAATTACACAAGAATGGAATACAATAGTTTACTAGTGAAGAATGCACAAAAACCGGAGCACATCTTTACCATTCAGATTTAGGAAAAACCAAAGCAACTTTTTATTGAAAAAACACTTGATCGTTTAGGCAATTGCTCAGGCTCAAGTTTTTTGCGCGGCAGATGCTTAAAGAAGGCTTTTACTGCTCCAGTGACTCCGTCTTCGTTCTCCATAGCTTTGGCTAGCTCAACCGCTTGCTCCTTCACCTGTGCACCATCTCACCAGTTCATATCAAAAACATTTCAAACTTACCTTAAATATCCGAAATATTTCACAAACGAACGAAATAAGAGGATATTGTTGCACCCAAAGGTGCGGACTATCATCAATTATGTGGATGAAAACCATGGAAGACTATGGTTGAAATCCCAACAGAGACAAAAATGGTAAGTGATTTCTTTCCATATGTCTAAACCTAAGTGGGTAGGGTTACTCAGTACCGGTGCTGGTGGGAGGCGGCAGGTATCTGGTGGAATAGTCGAGATGCATACAAGCTCAACTGGAGagcaattaataataataataataatagttcaACCGAGAGAACACGTGATATCTCTCTGAATTGGTAACCACAAACAAAAGTTTCAAGTGTCTTGCTATCCGGAGAATATTGTAAAGACTTGAGCAGGCACTTAGCACATAAttttatcaacaaca containing:
- the LOC104102724 gene encoding uncharacterized protein; amino-acid sequence: MASTVAFHSTLFVSLKSPKCFYRSNQITLSALNPSPFFASNSLLKLKKQTALSTKQFKNLRRNNKFQATPLIFAVQSNFLKVLQTAWRVGKDGIEAGTSMVPDAIPRPIARISVTVVAGALALFALKSFLSTAFFALAMMGVIYFGFIALNKDDGPKGGGGTGTTSVDDSLGEARRIMEKYK